In one Cloacibacillus porcorum genomic region, the following are encoded:
- a CDS encoding DUF502 domain-containing protein, with translation MDSDKKNNAAEKAERSKVSFLGRLGRDFFLGCVALLPLALFIFIFYYLLYFFESIGSKIFGITQSLRTTAAISVFLVFLLVYIGRKLRRRERSVLSLLEQFVITKIPVIGGWYTTFRDIIQTFTARGGENSYLGTAKVPVAGGYIIGFVSRREVLEDGSVQLTIFVPTSPNPTTGLVFFFPEEKVEYLDLTPERAFTKIISLGVKS, from the coding sequence ATGGATTCCGATAAAAAGAACAACGCGGCGGAAAAAGCGGAGCGGAGCAAGGTGAGCTTTCTCGGAAGGCTCGGGCGCGATTTTTTCCTTGGCTGTGTGGCGCTGCTGCCGCTTGCCCTCTTCATATTCATCTTCTATTATCTGCTGTACTTCTTCGAGTCGATCGGCTCGAAGATCTTCGGCATTACCCAGTCGCTTAGAACGACGGCGGCGATCAGCGTCTTTCTCGTCTTTCTGCTCGTATACATCGGCAGGAAACTGCGCCGCCGCGAAAGGTCGGTCCTCAGCCTATTGGAGCAGTTTGTCATTACAAAGATACCAGTGATCGGCGGCTGGTATACGACCTTCCGCGACATCATCCAGACATTCACGGCGCGCGGCGGTGAAAACAGCTATCTCGGGACTGCGAAGGTGCCGGTCGCCGGGGGCTATATCATCGGCTTCGTCTCGCGGCGCGAGGTACTTGAGGACGGTTCCGTACAGCTGACGATCTTCGTCCCTACCTCGCCGAATCCGACGACGGGGCTGGTATTCTTCTTCCCCGAAGAGAAGGTCGAATACCTTGACCTGACGCCCGAGCGGGCCTTTACGAAGATAATATCTCTTGGTGTAAAATCGTAA
- a CDS encoding phosphate butyryltransferase, with amino-acid sequence MEQIRNLDQLLVYAKEVGPKKISVACAEDAEVMEAVENARKAGIANAFLVGNADKIKEVTDKLGIDLANYEIVDERGGEAAAALKAVELVSSGEAQIVMKGMVATANFLRGVLNKEKGLRSGKTLSHVYIHQIKGYDRVFFISDPAFNMYPELKVKVDIVKNVVELAHAFGVACPKVAALAAVEVVNPDMPPTIDAAILTQMNRRGQIKGCLIDGPLALDNAVSPESAHHKGIKSDVAGYADILHVPTIESGNMLAKAIVYFSENKTAGIVLGAKAPIVLTSRADSAEAKLLSIASACALAAHQGK; translated from the coding sequence ATGGAACAGATTCGTAATCTCGATCAGCTTCTTGTCTACGCCAAGGAAGTCGGACCCAAAAAGATCAGCGTCGCCTGCGCCGAAGACGCCGAGGTAATGGAAGCCGTTGAGAACGCGCGCAAAGCCGGTATCGCGAATGCATTCCTCGTCGGCAACGCCGATAAGATCAAAGAGGTGACCGACAAGCTTGGAATTGATCTCGCCAACTATGAAATAGTGGACGAGAGAGGCGGCGAGGCGGCCGCGGCGCTCAAGGCCGTCGAACTCGTCTCCAGCGGCGAGGCCCAGATCGTTATGAAGGGTATGGTCGCCACCGCCAACTTCCTGCGCGGCGTGCTCAATAAGGAAAAGGGCCTCCGCAGCGGCAAGACGCTTTCACACGTTTATATTCATCAGATAAAGGGCTATGACCGCGTATTCTTCATCTCCGACCCCGCCTTCAACATGTATCCTGAACTCAAGGTGAAGGTCGATATCGTGAAGAACGTCGTCGAGCTCGCGCACGCTTTCGGCGTGGCCTGCCCGAAGGTCGCCGCCCTCGCCGCCGTCGAAGTGGTGAACCCCGATATGCCGCCGACGATCGACGCCGCCATCCTCACGCAGATGAACCGCCGCGGCCAGATCAAGGGCTGCCTGATCGACGGACCTCTCGCGCTCGACAACGCCGTATCTCCCGAATCGGCGCACCACAAGGGGATCAAATCAGATGTCGCCGGATACGCCGACATTCTCCATGTCCCGACAATCGAGTCCGGCAACATGCTCGCGAAGGCGATAGTCTACTTCTCAGAGAATAAGACCGCCGGCATCGTTCTCGGCGCGAAGGCCCCGATCGTCCTCACCAGCCGCGCCGACTCCGCCGAGGCGAAGCTCCTTTCGATCGCCTCAGCCTGCGCGCTCGCCGCACATCAGGGAAAATAA
- a CDS encoding alpha/beta hydrolase, translating to MADKFKNETTILPGSFGARQVKLSRLYPEAANGVHVLLLHGVHSSANLSPYNKFRHLACILAERGFTPWLCETSRRAANREDYCDDVGGWIMEAFRGKSFRNELDDCAAALRHVESQSPPELWIWGFSLGGIIALALACGEGYAVGKVILSGTGLVSMPEAERTMMPLPILSTLRESVDTEMLNDIRAREAVAFRGSNDAIFSDAACRSLLEAINIPRENKRYYVIEGADHSMKMRNGRHDSKIMDEMLSLLTDQ from the coding sequence ATGGCGGATAAATTCAAAAACGAGACAACTATCCTGCCGGGCAGCTTCGGTGCCCGGCAGGTCAAACTGAGCCGCCTCTATCCGGAGGCGGCAAACGGCGTGCATGTGCTGCTGCTTCACGGCGTCCACAGCAGCGCCAACCTCTCGCCGTATAATAAATTCCGTCACCTTGCCTGCATCCTGGCGGAGCGCGGCTTCACGCCCTGGCTCTGTGAGACGAGCCGGAGGGCCGCGAACCGCGAAGACTACTGCGACGATGTCGGCGGCTGGATAATGGAGGCATTTCGCGGGAAGAGCTTCCGAAACGAGCTTGACGACTGCGCGGCCGCGCTGCGCCATGTGGAGTCTCAATCTCCCCCTGAATTGTGGATATGGGGCTTTTCGCTTGGCGGCATAATCGCGCTGGCGCTTGCCTGCGGCGAAGGATACGCCGTCGGTAAGGTGATCCTCAGCGGTACTGGACTTGTTTCGATGCCCGAGGCGGAGCGTACGATGATGCCGCTGCCGATCCTCTCCACGCTGCGCGAGAGCGTCGATACCGAGATGCTCAACGATATCCGGGCGAGGGAGGCGGTGGCCTTCCGCGGCTCGAACGACGCCATCTTCTCTGACGCGGCCTGCCGCTCTCTTCTAGAGGCGATAAACATTCCCCGGGAAAACAAGAGATATTATGTGATAGAAGGAGCTGACCATTCTATGAAGATGCGCAACGGCAGGCATGATTCAAAGATCATGGATGAGATGCTCTCTCTGCTGACAGATCAATGA
- a CDS encoding M23 family metallopeptidase, whose protein sequence is MKLPFKAFAAAGTLLFLLSLAVPAPLFADGVDYQEFQEDPLETAIRKLASPGDIEWDKEEMISGGAPDFIKDMKWPLKSCTFSRGFSRKRRRHTGVDLLAPKGTPVLAVLDGVVEVVSNGGPGFRGYGKVIVINHNGKLWTLYSHNSSNDVKVGQRVKQGDVIAKVGRTGRATANHLHFEVRNAKGTPLDPLKYLPKEGMPVKR, encoded by the coding sequence ATGAAACTTCCGTTTAAGGCGTTCGCCGCTGCCGGCACGCTGCTGTTCCTGCTCTCATTAGCCGTTCCCGCGCCGCTCTTCGCGGATGGGGTGGACTATCAGGAATTCCAGGAAGACCCGCTCGAGACGGCGATCAGAAAACTTGCCTCGCCGGGAGATATCGAATGGGATAAAGAGGAAATGATATCAGGCGGAGCGCCTGATTTTATAAAAGATATGAAATGGCCGCTGAAGTCCTGCACCTTCAGCCGCGGTTTCAGCCGCAAGAGACGCCGGCATACCGGCGTTGACCTCCTGGCCCCGAAGGGTACTCCCGTACTTGCCGTACTTGACGGCGTCGTTGAGGTCGTCTCCAACGGCGGGCCGGGATTCCGTGGATACGGCAAGGTCATCGTCATCAACCATAACGGCAAGCTTTGGACCCTCTATTCGCATAATTCATCCAACGACGTCAAGGTCGGCCAGCGGGTCAAACAGGGCGACGTGATCGCCAAAGTGGGGCGCACAGGCCGCGCGACGGCCAATCATCTCCATTTTGAGGTGCGCAACGCGAAGGGAACGCCGCTTGACCCCCTGAAATACCTGCCGAAAGAGGGAATGCCGGTAAAGCGCTGA